In Clostridium butyricum, the genomic stretch ACGACAGTATTATTTTTTAATGGTATAGGCACATTGCTATATGCGTTTATAACAAAAAGAAAAATTCCAGCGTATTTAGGTTCAAGTTTTGCATTTATTTCACCAGTACTTTTATTATATAGCCAAGGTTATGATTTTCAAACAATACAAGGTGGCTTTGTAATAACTGGAATAGTTTTTTCTTTGATAGCAGTTATTGTAGGATATACAGGAATCGGTTGGATAAACAAATTATTTCCACCAGCTGCTATGGGATCTATTATTACAATAATAGGTTTAGAATTAGCTAGCAGTGCAGCAGACATGGCAGGATTCCCAGTAGGAGGAAGTAATTCACCAACAATGAATATTACTTGGGTAATTGTATCTATGGTGACATTAGTTACAGTTATTTTATGTAATGTACTTTTAAGAGGATTTTTAAAAGTAATTCCATTGTTAATAGGTGTAATTATTGGATATATTACATCATGCTTTATGGGGCTTGTAGATTTTTCTACAGTAAGCAATGCAAGCTTTTTTGTATTACCAAACATAAAAGTAGCACACTTTAATATTAATGCAATACTTACAATATTACCAGCAACTTTTGTGGTAGTAGCAGAACATGTAGGACATCTAAAAGTTACAAGCAGCATAGTTGGAAAAGACTTTATGAAAGATCCAGGACTTCATAAATCTCTACTTGGAGATGGATTATCTACTATAATTTCAGGAATGTTTGGATCAGTTCCAACAACTACTTATGGTGAAAATATAGGAGTAATGGCATTAACTAAAGTTTACAGTGTATATGTAATTTGTGGTGCCGGATTAATATCTGTAATCTTAGGATTTTCAGGTAAAATGTCAGCTCTTATAACCACAATTCCTACACCAGTTATTGGGGGAGTAAGCTTCCTATTATTTGGTACAATAGCAGTATCAGGATTAAGAACTTTTATAGAAGAAAAAGTTGATTTTGCTAAATCAAGAAATTTAATTCTTGCATCAGTTATATTTATTGTAGGTCTAAGTGGAATTAAGCTTACAATAGGTGCATTTGAAATTAAAGGTATGGGATTAGCTACACTTGTAGCAATAGTGTTGAGCATTAGCTTTATTATATTTGATAAACTTGGCATTATGAATGAAAAAGAATAAACTTTTATAAAGATAACAGCATTAAGATGTGATATGAACTGATAATATATATTTGATATGAGAGCAGTTCAATTCTCTTAATGCTGTTTATTTGTTATATATGGTATTATGAGTTTTGTTATTAAAATATATATGTAGATGAAAACTAGAAAGTAACTTATAATATAATTTACTACTTAGTATATAAAACTAATGTAGATAGAAATGTTAAGTAAGTAATACATTTTATAAAAATTAAAAGTATAAAAAATATCATATAAGTACGGAGGAGTATATGAATAATATAAATTTACACGGATTAAAAGGTAGAATAGTTAGAAAAGAAGATTATGATTATGATGAATGCAGATTATCATGGAACAGAGCTATTGATTCATATCCCAAAGTAATTGTTTACTGCTCAAATAAAGAAGAAGTTGCAAATAATATAAGATGGTGCATAGAAAATAGTGTGCAATTTAGAATAAGAAATGGTGCTCATAATTATGAGGGATATTCAACTGGCGATGATATTATAGTTATTGATTTGAGTAGAATGAACAAAATTAACCTTGATGAGGAAAGTAATATGGTAACAATAGAAGGTGGAGTACGCAACAGAGAAGCATATGATTTCTTATGTTCGAAAGGATATCCATTTCCAGGTGGGGGATGTCCTACAGTAGGAATTGCAGGTCTTACACTTGGTGGAGGCTGGGGATATTCAAGCAGATTTCTTGGTCTTGCATGTGATAGTTTAATGGAAATAGAATTTATTGATTATAAAGGCAATTTAATAACTGCTAATAGTAATACAAATGAAGATTTATTCTGGGCAAGCAAAGGCTGTGGCGGTGGAAATTTTGGGGTTGTTGTATCTATGACATTTAAGCTTGCAGCAAAAGTGGAAAATGTTACATTAATTGATCTTGAATATACTAATCTAGCAACTCATAACCAGGTTACTGTAATAAGAATGTATGAGAAGATGTTTAATAATCTTGATAACAAAGCTAATTTTAAGATGGCAGTTTATAATTCTAATAAAAAAGGAATAGGAATAAAAATAATTGGATTATATTATGGTGAGGAAAAAGAAGCAAAAAATATATTAATGCCCTTTATAAGTTTAAAATACGATAAAACTCTAAATTTAACATATACGAGTATATTAGAAGCTAATAGAATAATACAGGATAGTCATCCTGATTATGAAAAATATAAATCTACAGGAAGGTTCATTTATAAAGAATATTCAGAAGAAGAAATAGAACAAATATTAAATCTTTTGAATGATTCAGCAAATGGAAGTGTTTATACTGCTATAACTTTTTATGGACTTGGTGGAGCTGTAAAAGATAAAGACAAAGATGAGAGCGCATTTTACTATAGGGATGCAAAATTTATAATGGGATTTCAAAGTGTATTTGAAGATGATAAATATAAAAGAGAAAATATAGAGTGGTTTTTAGAGAAGTTTAAATATATTAGAAACATAACACAAGGATCATTTATTAATTTTCCTTTAACAGAACTTGAAAATTATCATCAAGAATACTATGGAAATAATTATGAAAAATTAAAATGTATTAAGTATAAATATGATCCATATAATAAATTTAATTTTGAACAGAGTATATAATTGATATATATTAATAGTTATTTATAGTTTAATGAGTTTATATTCAAAAATCCAAATAACTTAATGTTTCTAAAAATAAATAAATTTTAAATAACAAGCAGTTTAGTATTTTTGTAATAAGTAACTAAACTGCTTGTTGTTTTTAGTACAATTGATTAAATTATGATATTAGCATTTCAAACAAGAAATTACCTTTTCATTTTACAAGATATGGTTTAATTAATACTTGACTTAAAGTTAACTCAAAGTGCTAACATTAAGTTTATATTATGAAAATAATTTTAACTAATTATTAAAATGTGAGTTATTACAAGTATTAATGCTTTTTAGGATAATCAATGATTATATATTATTACAAGCAAGCGTTAGTATATAAAATTAAAAATCAAAAGGAGATGGAAGTATTTTGAGTAAAAAAGAGGTAATGATTTTAACAGGGGCTGGACAAATCGGTATGGCAATTGCTAGAAGAATGGGATATGGAAAAAAGATAGTTATTGGAGATAGAAATATAAATAATGGACAGAAAATTAGTGAAATCTTAACGAATGCTGGATTTGATGCAGAATATGTAAAAATTGATATATCATCAAGAGAATCTATTTTAAAGCTTATTTCTAAATCAAAGGAATATGGTGATATAACAATGCTTGTTAATGCAGCAGGAGTATCACCAAGTCAGGCATCAATAGAAGATATTTTAAAAGTTGACTTATATGGAACAGCAGTTTTATTAGAAGAAGTTGGAAAAGTAATTGCACCAGAAGGTGTTGGAGTAACAATTTCAAGTCAATCTGGACATAGGATGCAGCAACTTACAGCAGTTGAGGATGAACAACTTGCAATTACTCCTACAGAAGAGTTATTAAATCTTTCAATTTTAAAACCTGAAAATATTAAGGATACTCTTCATGCATATCAGATGGCAAAAAGATGTAATGAAAAGCGAGTTATGGCTGAAGCTGTAAAGTGGGGAGAAAAAGGTGCTCGTATAAATTCTATTTCTCCAGGTATTGTTGTTACTCCACTTGCTATTGATGAATTTAATGGACCAAGAGGAGAGTTTTATAAGAACATGTTTGCAAAGTGCCCAGCAGGACGTCCGGGAACAGCAGACGAAGTAGCAAATGTTGCAGAGCTTCTTATGAGCGATAAGGGTGCATTTATTACAGGTTCAGATTTTCTAATTGATGGTGGTGCGACTGCATCTTATTTCTATGGATCATTAAAGCCTAATAGGGATACAAATACAAAATAAGGTTTTCTAAACTTGTCTTTTTACAGACTAGTTTACGTGATGAAGTTAGTCATATTCTTTATGCTTCGTGAGTAAATGTTTTAGAAGCATAAGGAACATGACTTTGAATTTTTTGTATTTAGTACTTTATAAAGAAAGATTTCTAATAATTTAACTGGTCGATAAATAGAGCTAATTCAGTCCGACTGGCTAAGTTTAGTTTTTCAAATATTTTTGTTAAATAATTTTTTATAGTTCCTTCTGTAAGAAATAATTCATTACAGATATCTTTATTACTTTTTCCTTGCCCAACAAGTATAGCAACATCCATTTCTCTTTTTGTAAGAAGATTTAGTTTTTCTTTGTTATAATTAATTGCTTTATTTGGAGAAAGTTTATTAAATTCTTTTATAATCTTTGAGGCTACTTCAGGATTAAGCAGTATATTTCCTGCACAAGCTGTTTTTATAGCTTTACTTATTTCATCAAAACCGGCATCTTTTAATATATACCCATCAGCACCATTTCTAATTCCAGTAAATATGTATTCATCTTCATTAAAAGTAGTTAATATTATTATTTTAATATGACTAAATTTTTCTTTAATTATTTTAGTTGCATCTACACCATTAATTATTGGCATTCTAATATCCATAAGAATTACATCAGGATATATATTTTTTTTTAGAAGTTCAATAAGATCTTGTCCATTATCAACTTCACCAATTACTTTTATTTCATTATCTAAACTTAAAATCATTTTTAAACCTTCACGAACTATTTTTTGATCATCTGCTATAATAACGTTTATCATATTTTATTTCCTTTCACTAATTTCTTATAATTTATCTTGATTTTAAATTCTCTATTGAGAAAATAGATAAAAGAATTTGAATTATAAACTTATATTGGAATGAAAATATTTATGCAAAAGCCTAAATTAGTATTGCTAATATAATTAGTTGTTCCACCTAAAGCCTTTATTCTATCATCAATTCCAACAAGTCCATTTGATTTAACAATATTATTACATACAACTCCATTATTAGTAATCAAAATTTCTAAATTATCATTACTTCTTAATATTTCAATATCAATTTTTGTTGCATTTCCATGCTTAAGACCATTAGTTATAGATTCTTGTATAGTAGTATACAATGAAGCTTTAATAGAATTATCCAGATCATCGATAGATTTGTTTATGTAATAGTTAATTTTTATATAGTTAAATAAATGAAAATTACTAATAAGTTTTTTAATGGCATCAGTGAAATCTTGTATTTCAGGTTCAGATTTCATAAGAGTAACTGTATTTCTGAGTTCAGCAATACTTGATTGAACTATTGCTTTTGATTGATGTAGAACTTTTTTTAGATTAATATCATCTTTATTAGATATTTTTTCTGCAAACTCTAAATACATGGTTAATGCCATGAGTGAGTGTCCCAATGAATCATGGAGTTGTTGAGATACTCTTGATCGTTCTTTTAATATTGTAATTTTTTCTATATTTGCAGCATATTCGAATAGCTTGGTATTAGCTACAGTTAATTTTTTATTAAGCTGTTCTAATTCCTCTTTTTCAACTTCAATTTTTTTCTGATTATATAGCATACCAGTTATACCACAATATGCAAAAAAATTAATTGTTATAAATATTATTGTTGTTCTAATATCCTGGTGAGTAGGAATTATAGTAGTTATAAAAAAATATAAACTTGCATGAATACCCAAAAAAACTTCTAGTATATTTTTATTGAAATTAAAAAAATCAAATATAAGACAATAAATAAGTGCAATAGAATTTACATGTTTTACATAATAATAAATTATCATAGCACTACATACATGAAGAAACATAAGTATATATTCATATTTAACATTACGTATTAATTTAAAATTCATAAGATATTCATGGAAAAACATAAAAATGCATAAACAGAATAAAGCAATCATTAGAAGATAATCATTGTGATAATCAATATAAATTAATACAAAGAGTGAAAACAATAATAAGATTTTTAATCCTAAAAAAATTTTTAATTGAGTTTTCATCTGATAAGAGGCACCTACTTTACTATAAATTTCTACATCCATTTTATGATTATATTATAACATTTTTCAAATTATAAATTATATTACTAAAGTCATATAGATTATATAACTAAGGTAACTATTATCTAAAGAAAATAATAGATAGAATTTAAATAGCATAGAAAATTTACCTTATATATATTAAAAATTAATTCATAAGTAGGAGGAAGAAATGAAAAAAGCAAGGAAAATATTAATATATGCCTTAGTAGTAGCTGTTTTATTAGTAGGAACTTTTATAGTGAAATTTATATCATCAAATTCTAAGACTGATAATGTTATGGCATCAGAGAATAAGCTTTCAGTTGAAGTGTATAAGGCAGAATTAAAAGATAGAATGTCAGGAGATACATATAAATCTACTTTAGAAGCTTATGAGCAGGGAATAATAAGTAGCAAAATATCAGCAAAAGTTACCAAAGTAGTGGTTGAAAATGGTCAGTATGTAAATGAAGGAGATACAATAGCAGTTTTAGATGATCAAGACATACAGAACAGTATAAAAACAGCAACAGCTCAGTTAGAGGTAAATGAAAAGCAAGTTAATTCAGCCGAGCAGCAACTTAATTCCACACAGACTTCTCTTGAAAAGCTTAAGATTAATGTAGATGATGCACAGCGTAATTATGATAGAGAAAAGGCTCTTTTTGATGCAGGAGCAGTATCACAATCAGAGTTGGACGCTTCAGAAAAAGCTTTAAATACTTCTAAAGCTGATTATAATTCAGGACAAGCCAATATCGAAATATCAAAGGCATCTATTGAGAGTGCAAAAGCTAGTGTAGAAGCTCAGAAAGTAAATATAGAGAAATTACAAAATGATTTAAATAATGTAGTCATAAAGGCACCTATAAGTGGTGTAATAAGTGAGAAAAATGTAAATGTTGGGCAAATTATCAATCAGGGTGCAGTACTAGCCAAAATTAATGATATATCATATGTATTTGCTACAATTCAAGTACCACAAGAGAAAATAAATGATATAAAAGTTGGAAAACCAGCTGAGGTTACTCTTGAAGATAATAATACGGTTCATAATGGAACATTAGACAGCATAGATTTATCAGGCGATTCTACATTAAGGGTATTTAATTGTAAAATCAAAATGGAAAATAGTAATAAAGAATTATTACCAGGGGAATATGCAAAAGTAAATTTCTCGAATACTGAAAATAATAATAAAGTAATTACTATACCAGTAAGTTCTTTAGCTGGTAGTGAAGGAGATTACTATGTTTTTATAAATGATAATGGGGTAGCTTCTAAAGTATCTGTTGATATTGGTGATGCAGATGAAAATAATGTAGAGATAATATCAGGAGTTAAGGAAGGTGATGAAATAATATGTACAAACATGAGCTCACTTAAAGATGGTTGTAAAATTGATGTAATTTCAACTTCTGATGATACTTCAATACAAGATGCTGATAAAAATAGTGAAAGCATGACATCAAAGTAGGAGGCATGGCAGATGAAAATAGCAGATATAAGTATAAAAAGACCTGTATTTATCATAGTTATAATGATTACACTCACTATTTTAGGTTTTGTTTCATATAAATCACTAGCATTAAATGATATGCCAGATGCAGATTTACCGTATGTTTCAGTAATGATAACTGAAAATGGTGCAACACCTGAAGAAATTGAAACAAAGATAACAAAAGAAGTAGAAGATGCGGTTCAACAGATTTCCGGAGTTCAAAGTTTAACTTCAACAATAAATTCTGGCTATTCTCAAACAACAATAGAATTTGACCTTGGGATAGATCCATCAACTGCAGCTCAAGAAGTTAGAGATAAAATTTCTGGAATAAGAGGAAATCTTCCAACAGATATTAATGATCCAATTGTTTCAAAGTTTGATATGTCAGCTAGTGCTATTGTATCAATAGCTGTTTATGGTACTGATGATAATCAGAAAGCATCTGATTTTGTAGATAATACGTTGAAAAATAAATTATATTCAGTATCTGGAGTAGGATCAATAAATGTATCAGGTGAAGATACAAGAGAAATTCATATAAAATTAGATAATGATAAAATGTTAAAATATGGTCTTACAGCAAGTGCTGTATTAAATAGCATTAAAACTGATAATACGGATCAATCTTCAGGAAAAGTCAGTGATGGAAATAATGAAATATCGATTACTACAACTAGTAAAATACAAAAAATAGAAGATTTCAAAAATATAGTAATAGAAAATGTTAAGGGTACAGAAGTAAGAGTAAAAGATGTAGCAACAGTTGAAGATGGAGTCGAGGAAAGAACTAGTCAAGCTTATTACAATGGAAATAAAGCAATTGGTATTGATGTAGTAAAACAGTCTGGTTCTAATACTGTTGAAGTAGCCAAAGGTGTTAAGAATGTAGTAGAAGAAGTAAAGCATTCATTACCAGAGGGATTAAGTATTGATATTGTCTCAGATAATTCTCAATCTATTGAGGATACAGTAGATGATGTTATGAAAACTATTTATGAAGGTTGTATTTTAGCTGTAATTATTGTATTTTTATTTTTACATGAATGGGAAAGTACAATTATAAGTGCCTTTTCTCTTTTAATTTCAGTTATAACTACTTTTATATGTCTAAAGCTTATGCATTTTACTTTAAACACAATGTCATTAATGTCCTTGTCACTTGCTGTTGGTCTTTTAATTGATGATGCTATAGTTGTAATAGAAAATATTATACGACATCTGCATATGGGTAAAAGGCCTTTTGAGGCAGCAAGGGATGCTACTTCAGAAATTGGTTTTGCAGTAATAGCTACAACTTCAGCAGTTATTGCAGTATTTTTACCATTAGCTATGATAAGTGGAATGATAGGAAAATACTTTATTGAATTTGCTTTGACAATTGTATTCAGTATGGCTGTTTCATTGTTTGTATCATTTACCCTTGTTCCAATGATGGCTTCTAAAATGCTAAAAATATCTGATGGGAAAAAGAGTACAATTATAGGAAGAGCTTTTGTTGTGTTTGATAAAAAGTTTGAATATGTTTCAGAAAAATATTCACATCTTTTAAGATTTCTTTTGACTAAACGAGTTGTTGTATTAATTGTATGTGGAGCTATGTTTTTCAGCAGTCTTTTACTTATAAAATCTTTAGGATTTAATATGTTACCAACAACAGATAAAGGGATTATAAATGTTAAGGCAGATTTCGACTCTGGAATTACTTTAGATAAAGCAATAGAAAAAACTAAAAAGATTGAAGAATGCATTGATAAATATCCAGAGGTAAAATATATGTATTCAACAGTAGAAAATAGTTCAGCATCAGTTTCAATTACCCTTGTAGATAAAAAAGAACGTAAAGATACCTCAAAGGTAATTGCACAGAAAATAAGTGATGATTTAAAATCACTATCAGGAATGGAAGTATATGCATCAGCATCATCTATGGGGGGATTTGGTTCTTCAAAAGATGTAACTTATAATATTGTTGGAGATGATAGAGAAAAAGTAATTGCATTTGCTCAAAAGATAAAAGAAGAAATGGAAAATGATCCACAGGCAGCAGATGTTGGAATTAATGCGAAGACAGGTATTCCAGAAGTTAAAATGGTTGTTGATCGTGATAAAGCAGCAGACTTAGGAGTTAAAAGTTCAGATGTAGCAAGTACTCTTAATACATTTTTCAACTATTCTACTGTAAGTAAATATGATGGTGGAAAAGATAGATATGATGTTAAAGTAATGCTTAAGGATGATCAGCGTAAGAGTATAGAAGACCTTAATGGAATATATGTTTCAGGAACAAATAACAAACTGATCCCAGTAAATCAGGTAAGTAAAAAAGTTATTGGAAGAACATCTTCATCATTGCACAGATATAATAAACAGGCAGAAGTGTCTCTTTCATGTAATGTAAAAGGAAAAACAGCAGGAACTTTCCAAACAGAATATTTAAATAAAATAAAAAGTGAACTACCAGATGGAGTTTCACTATCTGTTGGAGGAATGAATGGTACAATGCAGAAAAGCTTAAGTAGCTTTGGATTATGTGCACTTTTATCAATTGTATTTTTATATTTGGTAATGGCAGCACAATTTGAAAGTTTTGTAGAGCCAATGGCAGTGATGTTTGCTCTCCCACTTGCAATGATAGGTGCAATAATAGCATTATTTATATGCAGAAGTGAATTAAGTATTATGGCTTTAATAGGGATTGTAATGCTTATGGGACTTGTTGCTAAAAATGGTATATTACTTATTGATGCTGCAAAAGAGAGAATGGAAAATGGAATGAATAGAAATGAAGCTTTAGTAGAAGCCGGGTTTGTAAGACTTCGTCCAATTATTATGACAACTTTAGCAATGATTTTAGGTATGCTACCTACAGCAGTAGCTACAGGTGCTGGAACTGAAATGCGTAAACCAATGGCAGAAGCTGTAATTGGAGGACTAATCACTTCAACTATACTTACTTTATTTGTAGTTCCAATTGCGTACACATTACTTGATGGATTGAAAAGAAGAATTTTAAAGATATTTAGTAAAAACTTGAGTCCTAAAGATATTCATAAGGATTTAGAATTACAGGAAGAGTTAAAAAAATGATATTGAGGACAATCTTAAAATTAGGAAATGAGAAATAAAATATTATAAAGTTATTTTGATAAATAGCCTTTTACATATTATGTGAAGGGCTATTATCATATTTAAGTTTATAATAATATGGATGAAAATCTCTATTAAAATATAATTTTTAATAAGTTTGACATCAAACTATTTGTGCTGTATGATTAGTTTGGCAAAAAACTAATTTATTAACAGATACAAAGGAGAAATATGATGAATGTTTTAGAATCAATATATTCACGTAAGAGTATAAGAAAATTTAAAGATGAAACAGTTCCTAAAGAAGACATATTAAAAATGCTGTCAGCAGCTGCACAGGCACCTTCACCAAAGCACCAGCAAAATTGGAATTTTGTTGTACTTACTAACCGTGAAATAATAAATAAAATGGCTGAGATTGTAACAGAAAGCCATGAAAAAATAGGTGATCTTGCAAAAACTGAAAAAGAGAAAAAAATTCATATGAGTGTATTGAAGTATTATACGTGTTTTAAAAATGCACCAGTAGTAATAATGGTATATGGGTCTGAATATAAGATGATAGAGTATAAGATACTTAAAGAAAATAATGTATCTCAAGATATACTGGACATGCTAGTATCACCTCAATCAGCAGCACAAGGAATAGGTGCTTCTGTTGAAAACTTTATGTTAGCAGCAACAGAAATGGGATATGGAACTTGCTATATGACTGGACCAACTCATGCTAAAGATAAAATTGAAAAATTAATAGGTTTTAATAAACCTGAATATAATTTAATGTCTATGATCGCCTTAGGAGTTGCCCAAGATGAAACTCCAGCTAAACCTCCTCGTAAACCAATTGAAGATATAGTAACGTTTATAGACTAAATGATTAGATGAAATAAAAATGTCTCAGAAATGAGACATTTTTTATTTTTCAGATCTAAAGTTGGAATTAAGCTTTTTAAGTAATCTTAGAAACTCTTCTTTTTCTGATTCTGTAAAATCTTTATAAGCTGTTTCTTTTACTTGATCTGAAATATAATTAAAAGTACTTTCGATTTCTCTAGCTTTTGGAGTTAAACTTATATATGTAATACGTTTATCTATATGAGACTTTTCTTTTTGTATATATCCTAAATCTATAAGTTTATTTATTAATGGAGTAACTGTCGATTTATCTTTACCAATTTTTTTTGCAATTTCTTTCATTGTAAGTTTTCTATCACTTTCATAAAGAGAAGTCAAAACGTTACCATGTGTGGGAATTAACTCAGTTAGGTTATTTTCTTTTAATTTATTTTCAATAAATTTTATCATATTAGATTTTGTTCTGCTAATAAAATAAATAATATATTTATCGTTCATTTTAA encodes the following:
- a CDS encoding MarR family winged helix-turn-helix transcriptional regulator — its product is MNDKYIIYFISRTKSNMIKFIENKLKENNLTELIPTHGNVLTSLYESDRKLTMKEIAKKIGKDKSTVTPLINKLIDLGYIQKEKSHIDKRITYISLTPKAREIESTFNYISDQVKETAYKDFTESEKEEFLRLLKKLNSNFRSEK